One window from the genome of Diabrotica virgifera virgifera chromosome 6, PGI_DIABVI_V3a encodes:
- the LOC126886772 gene encoding macrophage mannose receptor 1-like isoform X3 produces MGTGLFCVVILFVIGYGYCSKEWGTDYVEVTEPPITQNFYFSKTGESYYEALHTCIEKSMQLVSIDSAKKNRELAKIIKDSGGLHRYWTSGNNIAKGRWSWSKGEPIDYFNWNPDLPTPPSEESYYYNVHQECIKIAKNEDKLYWERGFCHEKNLYICEKTLKVSKSDCVATENLVQGDSQSHFKYYIAEERVTYPKAIDVCRSMCMELVSIESKQKNQDVSQAFVNANVTDTFWSSGQRRKRFGAWKWINGETVNFFSWDSGEPNNKDASGLLGCTTHPCRMPG; encoded by the exons ATGGGAACAGGATTATTTTGTGTGGTGATTTTATTCGTAATAGGTTATG GTTATTGTTCAAAAGAATGGGGAACTGACTACGTTGAAGTAACTGAGCCTCCAATTACTCAAAACTTCTATTTCAGTAAAACCGGG GAATCTTATTATGAAGCTCTCCATACCTGTATAGAAAAATCCATGCAGCTGGTTTCCATCGATAGCGCAAAGAAAAATAGGGAGTTGGCCAAGATAATAAAGGATTCAG gTGGCTTACATCGATATTGGACATCCGGTAACAACATAGCAAAAGGTAGGTGGTCTTGGAGTAAAGGAGAGCCCATTGACTACTTTAATTGGAACCCTGATTTACCAACACCTCCATCAGAGGAAAGCTATTATTATAACGTCCATCAAGAATGTATTAAAATTGCCAAAAATGAAGATAAACTCTACTGGGAGCGGGGCTTCTGCCACGAGAAAAACCTGTATATCTGCGAAAAAACACTGAAGGTCTCCAAAAGTGACTGTGTTGCTACAGAAAATTTGGTCCAGGGAGATAGTCAGTCTCATTTCAAATATTACATAGCTGAAGAGAGA gTAACATACCCCAAAGCTATTGACGTCTGCCGATCCATGTGCATGGAGCTAGTTAGTATTGAAAGCAAGCAGAAGAACCAGGATGTATCTCAAGCATTTGTGAACGCAA ATGTAACTGATACTTTCTGGTCTTCTGGACAACGAAGAAAAAGATTTGGTGCTTGGAAATGGATAAATGGCGAAACGGTTAACTTCTTTAGCTGGGACTCAGGAGAACCAAATAACAAAG ACGCTTCAGGATTGTTGGGGTGTACCACACAcccctgtcggatgccgggttaa
- the LOC126886772 gene encoding macrophage mannose receptor 1-like isoform X2, producing MGTGLFCVVILFVIGYGYCSKEWGTDYVEVTEPPITQNFYFSKTGESYYEALHTCIEKSMQLVSIDSAKKNRELAKIIKDSGGLHRYWTSGNNIAKGRWSWSKGEPIDYFNWNPDLPTPPSEESYYYNVHQECIKIAKNEDKLYWERGFCHEKNLYICEKTLKVSKSDCVATENLVQGDSQSHFKYYIAEERVTYPKAIDVCRSMCMELVSIESKQKNQDVSQAFVNANVTDTFWSSGQRRKRFGAWKWINGETVNFFSWDSGEPNNKGVKQNKDNSAESTKSETWGVTTSKN from the exons ATGGGAACAGGATTATTTTGTGTGGTGATTTTATTCGTAATAGGTTATG GTTATTGTTCAAAAGAATGGGGAACTGACTACGTTGAAGTAACTGAGCCTCCAATTACTCAAAACTTCTATTTCAGTAAAACCGGG GAATCTTATTATGAAGCTCTCCATACCTGTATAGAAAAATCCATGCAGCTGGTTTCCATCGATAGCGCAAAGAAAAATAGGGAGTTGGCCAAGATAATAAAGGATTCAG gTGGCTTACATCGATATTGGACATCCGGTAACAACATAGCAAAAGGTAGGTGGTCTTGGAGTAAAGGAGAGCCCATTGACTACTTTAATTGGAACCCTGATTTACCAACACCTCCATCAGAGGAAAGCTATTATTATAACGTCCATCAAGAATGTATTAAAATTGCCAAAAATGAAGATAAACTCTACTGGGAGCGGGGCTTCTGCCACGAGAAAAACCTGTATATCTGCGAAAAAACACTGAAGGTCTCCAAAAGTGACTGTGTTGCTACAGAAAATTTGGTCCAGGGAGATAGTCAGTCTCATTTCAAATATTACATAGCTGAAGAGAGA gTAACATACCCCAAAGCTATTGACGTCTGCCGATCCATGTGCATGGAGCTAGTTAGTATTGAAAGCAAGCAGAAGAACCAGGATGTATCTCAAGCATTTGTGAACGCAA ATGTAACTGATACTTTCTGGTCTTCTGGACAACGAAGAAAAAGATTTGGTGCTTGGAAATGGATAAATGGCGAAACGGTTAACTTCTTTAGCTGGGACTCAGGAGAACCAAATAACAAAG gagtaaaacaaaataaagacaaCTCTGCAGAAAGTACAAAATCAGAAACGTGGGGCGTGACCACTTCCAAGAATTAA
- the LOC126886772 gene encoding macrophage mannose receptor 1-like isoform X1, with product MGTGLFCVVILFVIGYGYCSKEWGTDYVEVTEPPITQNFYFSKTGESYYEALHTCIEKSMQLVSIDSAKKNRELAKIIKDSGGLHRYWTSGNNIAKGRWSWSKGEPIDYFNWNPDLPTPPSEESYYYNVHQECIKIAKNEDKLYWERGFCHEKNLYICEKTLKVSKSDCVATENLVQGDSQSHFKYYIAEERVTYPKAIDVCRSMCMELVSIESKQKNQDVSQAFVNANVTDTFWSSGQRRKRFGAWKWINGETVNFFSWDSGEPNNKGDEYCIELFSWTANTTMVWNDQNCETKRKFICERIFH from the exons ATGGGAACAGGATTATTTTGTGTGGTGATTTTATTCGTAATAGGTTATG GTTATTGTTCAAAAGAATGGGGAACTGACTACGTTGAAGTAACTGAGCCTCCAATTACTCAAAACTTCTATTTCAGTAAAACCGGG GAATCTTATTATGAAGCTCTCCATACCTGTATAGAAAAATCCATGCAGCTGGTTTCCATCGATAGCGCAAAGAAAAATAGGGAGTTGGCCAAGATAATAAAGGATTCAG gTGGCTTACATCGATATTGGACATCCGGTAACAACATAGCAAAAGGTAGGTGGTCTTGGAGTAAAGGAGAGCCCATTGACTACTTTAATTGGAACCCTGATTTACCAACACCTCCATCAGAGGAAAGCTATTATTATAACGTCCATCAAGAATGTATTAAAATTGCCAAAAATGAAGATAAACTCTACTGGGAGCGGGGCTTCTGCCACGAGAAAAACCTGTATATCTGCGAAAAAACACTGAAGGTCTCCAAAAGTGACTGTGTTGCTACAGAAAATTTGGTCCAGGGAGATAGTCAGTCTCATTTCAAATATTACATAGCTGAAGAGAGA gTAACATACCCCAAAGCTATTGACGTCTGCCGATCCATGTGCATGGAGCTAGTTAGTATTGAAAGCAAGCAGAAGAACCAGGATGTATCTCAAGCATTTGTGAACGCAA ATGTAACTGATACTTTCTGGTCTTCTGGACAACGAAGAAAAAGATTTGGTGCTTGGAAATGGATAAATGGCGAAACGGTTAACTTCTTTAGCTGGGACTCAGGAGAACCAAATAACAAAGGTGACGAATATTGTATTGAATTATTTAGCTGGACTGCAAATACGACAATGGTTTGGAATGATCAAAATTGCGAAACTAAAAGGAAGTTTATATGTGAACGGATCTTCCATTAA